A single genomic interval of Terriglobales bacterium harbors:
- a CDS encoding TonB-dependent receptor, with translation GGPGGGPGGPGGGGPGGPGGFGGGGIFLMGGGGGRGRGRFDINRPHGALFYTLSDSAFDAAPYSLTGQPASKPSYTRHSFGAVLGGPLNIPKIYHGGDKTFFFLSYNGSVGDSPYNAFSTVPTLDERKGIFPVPIYDPATHLPFLNNTIPGGMISTAALNLLPFIPEPNLPGTIDNFHFVTSATNNTNNVNVRLIHNFGTLLNTLRPGGQRNLITFGFHYQTSDATLTNPFPSVGGDTSAQSFDIPIAYIRSFHKITNILRFDFNRNRVETTNLYAFVTDVAGLAGVTGVSTDPFDWGLPNLSFSNFAGVHDINPLLQRNQTLSLSDFMVWTHGKHTLRWGGDFRRLQINTHTDSNARGSFVFTGVNTAQYVGGLPVAGTGVDFADFLLGLPQMTSVQFGANNFYFRGNSWDLFVQDDWRVRGNLTLNFGLRYEYVSPYTELNNQIVNLDANPQFTAVAPVLPGQVGPFSGVFPLSLVRPDRNNFAPRIGIAWKPFAKTVVRAGYGINYNTGQYTNLVQQLAFQPPFSFTQTNVESATLPLTLENGFPPVPPSTITNNYGVDVDYALGYVQIWNLDVQREITPTLMLNLDYTGTKGTHLDMLEAPNRSFTGVRIPGVQPFLWETSVGDSIANAGTVRLRKRLQHGVSIGGSYTWSKSIDNASSIGGGQAVVAQNAFDLAAERGPSSFDQTQRFTADYLWELPFGRDRRWLAQPGALRTLLGDWSWSGDWTIASGMPFTARVLGNFADVNRGTNGTLRADYNGQPISLPDPSIAEWFNTAAFSVPPDGLLGTAGRNTIRGPGQVLFDMALSKVFSVSETRLLEFRAQATNIFNTPQFTSIDTAVNSPTFGRVVAVGPMRTMQVVARFRF, from the coding sequence GGCGGGCCGGGTGGTGGACCGGGAGGCCCCGGCGGAGGCGGGCCCGGCGGGCCGGGAGGTTTCGGCGGCGGCGGCATCTTCTTGATGGGAGGCGGAGGCGGGCGCGGGCGTGGGCGCTTCGACATCAACCGCCCCCACGGCGCCCTGTTCTACACCCTGAGCGATTCCGCCTTCGACGCTGCCCCCTACTCCCTCACCGGCCAGCCCGCCAGCAAACCCAGCTACACCCGGCACAGCTTCGGCGCGGTGCTGGGCGGGCCGCTGAACATCCCCAAGATCTACCACGGCGGCGACAAGACCTTCTTCTTTCTCTCCTACAACGGGTCGGTGGGAGATTCTCCCTACAATGCCTTCAGCACGGTGCCCACCCTGGACGAACGCAAGGGGATCTTCCCGGTGCCCATCTACGACCCGGCGACCCACCTGCCCTTCCTGAACAACACCATCCCCGGGGGCATGATCAGCACGGCCGCGTTGAACCTGCTGCCCTTTATCCCCGAGCCCAACCTGCCGGGGACGATCGACAACTTCCACTTCGTGACCTCGGCCACCAACAACACCAACAACGTCAACGTGAGGTTGATCCACAACTTCGGGACGCTGTTGAACACGCTGCGGCCGGGTGGGCAGCGCAACCTGATCACCTTCGGCTTCCACTACCAGACCTCCGACGCCACGCTGACCAATCCCTTCCCCAGCGTGGGCGGTGACACTTCCGCGCAGAGCTTCGATATCCCCATCGCCTACATCCGCAGCTTCCACAAGATCACCAACATCCTGCGCTTCGACTTCAACCGCAACCGCGTGGAAACCACGAACCTCTATGCCTTCGTGACCGACGTGGCAGGGCTGGCGGGGGTGACGGGGGTTTCGACCGACCCCTTCGACTGGGGCCTGCCCAACCTGTCGTTCAGCAACTTCGCCGGCGTGCACGACATCAATCCCCTGCTGCAACGCAACCAAACCCTCTCCCTCTCCGACTTCATGGTGTGGACGCACGGCAAGCACACGCTGCGCTGGGGCGGCGACTTCCGGCGGCTGCAGATCAACACGCACACCGACAGCAACGCGCGCGGCAGCTTCGTCTTCACCGGGGTGAACACGGCGCAGTACGTGGGCGGCCTGCCGGTGGCGGGCACGGGGGTGGACTTCGCCGACTTCCTGCTGGGCCTGCCGCAGATGACCTCGGTGCAGTTCGGCGCCAATAATTTCTACTTCCGCGGCAACTCCTGGGACCTCTTTGTCCAGGACGACTGGCGGGTGCGCGGCAACCTGACCCTCAACTTCGGGCTGCGCTACGAATACGTCTCGCCCTACACCGAGCTGAACAACCAGATCGTGAACCTGGACGCGAACCCGCAGTTCACCGCGGTGGCGCCGGTGCTGCCGGGACAGGTGGGTCCCTTCAGCGGGGTCTTTCCGCTCAGCCTGGTCCGCCCCGATCGCAATAATTTCGCCCCCCGCATCGGCATCGCGTGGAAGCCCTTCGCCAAGACGGTGGTGCGCGCCGGCTACGGCATCAACTACAACACCGGCCAGTACACCAACCTGGTGCAGCAACTGGCCTTCCAGCCGCCCTTTTCCTTCACCCAGACCAACGTGGAGTCGGCCACGCTGCCCCTGACCCTGGAGAACGGCTTCCCGCCGGTCCCGCCCTCCACCATCACCAACAACTACGGCGTGGACGTCGATTACGCGCTGGGCTACGTGCAGATCTGGAACCTGGACGTCCAGCGTGAGATCACGCCCACGCTGATGCTGAACCTGGACTACACCGGCACCAAGGGCACGCACCTTGACATGCTGGAAGCGCCCAACCGCTCCTTCACGGGGGTACGCATCCCCGGGGTGCAGCCCTTCCTGTGGGAGACCTCCGTGGGCGACTCCATCGCCAATGCGGGCACGGTGCGGCTGCGCAAGCGCCTGCAGCACGGCGTTTCCATCGGCGGCAGCTATACCTGGTCCAAGTCCATCGACAACGCCTCCAGCATCGGAGGCGGGCAGGCGGTGGTGGCGCAGAACGCCTTCGACCTGGCGGCCGAGCGCGGGCCCTCCAGCTTCGACCAGACCCAGCGCTTCACCGCCGACTACCTCTGGGAGCTTCCCTTCGGGCGCGACCGGCGCTGGCTGGCGCAGCCGGGCGCGCTGCGCACCCTGCTGGGAGACTGGTCGTGGAGCGGCGACTGGACCATCGCTTCGGGCATGCCCTTCACCGCGCGCGTGCTGGGTAACTTCGCCGACGTCAACCGCGGCACCAACGGCACCTTGCGCGCCGACTACAACGGCCAGCCCATCTCCCTGCCCGACCCCAGCATCGCGGAGTGGTTCAACACCGCTGCCTTCAGCGTCCCCCCGGACGGACTGCTGGGCACGGCCGGGCGCAACACCATCCGCGGGCCCGGGCAGGTGCTGTTCGACATGGCCCTGAGCAAGGTGTTCTCCGTGAGCGAGACCCGCCTGCTGGAGTTCCGCGCCCAGGCCACCAACATCTTCAACACTCCGCAGTTCACCAGCATCGACACGGCGGTGAACTCGCCCACCTTCGGACGCGTGGTCGCGGTGGGGCCCATGCGCACCATGCAAGTGGTGGCGCGCTTCCGCTTCTGA